In one window of Paraflavitalea soli DNA:
- a CDS encoding SAM hydrolase/SAM-dependent halogenase family protein — protein MKLTQWTLLLCLAGFTACRQTPPSNKGVVVFQSDFGLKDGAVSAMKGVATGVDPDLKLYDLTHEIPAYNIWEAAYRLQQAAPYWPAGTVFVSVVDPGVGTSRKSVVAKTRNGQYFVTPDNGTLTLIAESIGIDSVREINEALNRRKSSQASYTFHGRDVYAYTGARLAAGVISFEEVGKLLPDTVVKIAYQQPVLKGDTLMGSIPVLDIQYGNVWTNINDSIFNKLQLSADKKVDVLISRGGVFLFNGRVPVVNTFGAVPEGQALGYMNSLMNFSLALNMRSFADSFHISSGPEWRVQIVAVK, from the coding sequence ATGAAACTTACTCAATGGACCTTATTGCTATGCCTGGCCGGCTTTACTGCCTGCCGGCAAACCCCTCCATCCAACAAAGGGGTAGTTGTATTTCAAAGTGACTTTGGTTTGAAGGATGGTGCTGTAAGTGCCATGAAAGGGGTGGCTACGGGCGTGGACCCCGATCTGAAGCTCTATGACCTAACCCACGAAATACCGGCTTATAATATCTGGGAAGCGGCCTACAGGCTACAGCAGGCGGCGCCTTACTGGCCGGCGGGTACCGTGTTTGTTTCCGTGGTCGATCCCGGAGTAGGCACCAGCAGGAAGTCGGTGGTGGCAAAAACACGCAATGGGCAATACTTTGTAACGCCTGATAATGGTACCCTTACATTAATAGCAGAATCTATTGGTATAGATTCAGTAAGAGAGATCAATGAAGCATTAAATAGAAGAAAAAGCTCCCAGGCTTCCTACACTTTTCATGGCCGGGATGTATATGCTTATACCGGCGCCCGCCTGGCAGCCGGGGTGATCAGTTTTGAAGAGGTTGGAAAGCTGTTGCCGGACACTGTCGTGAAGATCGCCTACCAGCAACCGGTGCTGAAAGGGGATACCCTGATGGGTAGCATACCTGTATTGGACATACAGTACGGGAATGTTTGGACAAATATTAATGATTCGATTTTCAATAAGTTACAGCTATCAGCTGATAAAAAAGTAGATGTACTTATCAGCAGGGGAGGGGTGTTTTTATTCAACGGGCGGGTGCCAGTGGTCAATACTTTTGGGGCCGTTCCGGAAGGGCAGGCATTGGGGTATATGAACAGCCTGATGAACTTTTCGCTGGCGCTGAATATGCGGAGTTTTGCAGATTCCTTTCACATCAGCAGCGGACCGGAATGGAGGGTACAGATCGTGGCGGTGAAATGA
- a CDS encoding oligosaccharide flippase family protein, which yields MKLLKSSFWLHSIFYTLLQRFSLFFFGAVSFMVLVRGFSKQPHGVETNGVWAMYLTIMALFETIKQGLLRNPTIKFLGLTEYAGKKKEVQSSALVINVGCSVLAILLFTVGGAWLSHVFKMPDLIDMLAWSALFVVLLVPYNHYEILLQAHYQFSKIFWAYFIRQGIFFTGVILLSFVFSEYLTLRNLVLLQIGALLAGTAVLYRATAPYRLRGFHYDTHIMRRMFHFGKYIFGTNLFSNLARTFDHFVTASLLSPAMGAKFVSYYNIVGRINNMIDVPSLAAADVLFPKNVETLETDGLGKVKYYLERMMGTILALIVPLSLFIFLFPKLIIYILAGSDYQEAVPILQLTIMFSLVRPLGFQFGSTMDAIGKPQANFYVSVCLMLFNLGATYAGLYFFEGMGAAYATVAFNIVSAFVLLAILKKYVKVEVRNIGKYMLQAYKDLFGFARKKLIKPSGS from the coding sequence TTGAAGCTGTTGAAATCCTCTTTTTGGTTACACTCGATCTTTTATACCCTATTACAACGTTTTTCCCTCTTCTTTTTTGGAGCCGTTTCCTTCATGGTATTGGTGCGGGGTTTCTCCAAGCAACCACATGGCGTGGAAACCAATGGCGTTTGGGCCATGTACCTCACCATTATGGCTTTGTTTGAAACCATCAAACAAGGGTTGTTGCGCAATCCCACCATTAAGTTCCTGGGCTTAACAGAATACGCCGGGAAGAAAAAGGAAGTGCAGTCCTCTGCCCTGGTCATCAATGTTGGTTGTTCCGTACTGGCGATCCTTTTATTCACAGTTGGTGGCGCCTGGTTGTCACATGTTTTTAAAATGCCCGACCTGATCGATATGCTGGCCTGGAGCGCCCTGTTTGTCGTGCTGCTCGTTCCCTATAACCATTACGAAATATTACTGCAGGCGCATTACCAGTTTTCGAAGATATTCTGGGCTTACTTCATCCGCCAGGGCATCTTTTTTACCGGTGTTATCCTCCTCAGCTTTGTCTTCAGTGAATACCTTACCCTGCGCAACCTCGTATTGCTGCAGATCGGGGCCTTGCTGGCAGGTACAGCGGTCTTATACAGGGCTACCGCCCCTTATCGACTGCGCGGTTTTCATTATGATACCCATATCATGCGCAGGATGTTCCATTTCGGCAAATACATTTTCGGCACCAACCTCTTTTCCAACCTGGCCCGGACTTTCGATCACTTTGTAACCGCTTCACTCCTGAGCCCCGCCATGGGCGCCAAGTTCGTATCCTACTACAACATTGTAGGCCGGATCAACAACATGATCGATGTGCCCTCCCTCGCAGCTGCCGATGTATTGTTTCCCAAAAATGTGGAAACACTCGAAACGGATGGACTGGGCAAAGTAAAATACTACCTCGAACGCATGATGGGCACCATACTCGCCCTGATCGTGCCCCTCTCGTTGTTCATATTCCTGTTCCCCAAATTGATCATCTACATATTGGCCGGATCAGACTACCAGGAAGCTGTTCCCATCCTGCAACTGACCATTATGTTCAGCCTGGTGAGGCCCCTGGGTTTCCAGTTTGGCTCTACCATGGATGCCATTGGCAAACCCCAGGCTAATTTCTATGTGAGCGTTTGCCTCATGTTGTTCAACCTGGGCGCTACTTATGCCGGCTTGTACTTCTTTGAAGGGATGGGCGCCGCCTATGCAACCGTGGCATTCAATATCGTATCAGCTTTTGTATTGCTGGCCATCCTCAAAAAGTATGTAAAAGTGGAGGTGCGGAATATTGGTAAATACATGCTCCAAGCCTATAAAGACCTGTTTGGCTTTGCCCGCAAAAAACTGATCAAGCCCAGTGGATCTTAA
- a CDS encoding FkbM family methyltransferase translates to MKKLVKSLYLLYFFLKFKNWSIAHFLAKDGFPLDRIQEISVKDGKIVINKTGQAFTIDQIAPCKSSFDLLLTIVNHDQVKIDTAGKEVYITWDGVRVKVDSFENYYVASELFIEGLYSLHYNKSLVVCDVGMNVGVASLYFAHMSNVQKVYGFEPFKETYDAAVANFNLNPAINHKIVPYNLGAGGSTSDLVIPLSNVDSATKSTTDFVLQHLDTDAVKTVTVQIRDIQEVVQEIFTNHPSEELFLKLDCEGAEYEILEKLDGSGLLPKIKVIIIEWHFKGYEPLEKLLTANGFASVVFPRPTHTIKDMGMIYAFKM, encoded by the coding sequence ATGAAAAAGCTCGTTAAGTCCCTTTACCTGTTGTATTTTTTTCTCAAGTTCAAGAACTGGTCCATCGCTCATTTTCTGGCCAAAGATGGCTTCCCCCTGGATAGAATACAGGAGATATCTGTCAAGGATGGCAAAATTGTGATCAATAAGACCGGACAGGCTTTTACCATCGACCAGATCGCACCCTGCAAATCCAGCTTCGACCTGCTGCTGACCATCGTTAACCACGACCAGGTAAAGATCGATACCGCAGGTAAAGAGGTTTACATTACCTGGGACGGGGTAAGGGTGAAGGTCGATTCCTTCGAAAACTACTATGTGGCCAGCGAGCTTTTTATTGAAGGGCTGTATAGCCTGCATTACAATAAAAGCCTGGTGGTATGCGACGTAGGCATGAATGTGGGCGTGGCTTCCCTATATTTTGCCCATATGAGTAACGTACAAAAAGTGTACGGCTTTGAGCCATTCAAAGAAACGTATGATGCCGCCGTTGCCAATTTTAACCTCAATCCCGCCATCAACCATAAAATAGTACCGTATAACCTGGGCGCCGGAGGCAGTACCTCCGACCTGGTGATCCCGCTCAGCAATGTGGACAGCGCCACCAAGAGTACCACCGATTTTGTACTGCAGCACCTGGATACGGATGCCGTTAAAACCGTTACTGTACAGATCAGGGATATCCAGGAAGTTGTACAGGAAATATTCACCAATCATCCGTCTGAAGAATTGTTCCTCAAACTGGATTGTGAGGGAGCGGAATATGAGATACTGGAAAAACTGGATGGAAGTGGATTGCTGCCTAAGATCAAAGTGATCATCATCGAATGGCATTTCAAGGGGTATGAACCATTGGAAAAATTGCTTACCGCCAATGGTTTTGCCAGTGTTGTGTTCCCAAGGCCTACGCACACCATCAAGGATATGGGTATGATCTATGCATTTAAAATGTAA